The DNA window AAATGAATGGCGGAATTATTCATGAGGCCGTTTTTGGTGTTTTAAATTTAAAATGGAAATCATTAATTAACAGATTATGAAAAAATTGATTTTTCTTTTTGTTTTGATGTTTGTATTTTCTTGTAAGAAATACGTTGATACACCTAAGAATCTTGTTTCCAAAGATAAAATGTCTGAAATACTGGCTGATCTTGCAATCAATGATCAGGCAACTTTTATGTTTCAGAATACGAATTTAGAGAGTGGAACAAGATATGTTCTTAAGACCCACAATGTAAAAGCCGATGACTTTGTAGAAAGTTTTAAATATTATGTTGTCGAACAAAAGATGACTGATATTGCTGATGAAGCACAGAAGATAATACTAAAAAAAGATCCTAAAGCGGATAAATATGTAAATGATAAACTAAAGAAGAATAAAAATCTTCCCACTTTGTCAAACTAATTTAAATGTAGAAAGCGCACCAGTTGGTAATGTAAAAGCCAGTGGCAATGAATTAATAAAACAGAAGAATGAAATTTTTTAATATAGAAAAAACCTCTGAGGGGAAAGCTAGAGCCGGAGAACTTACTACCGATCATGGTAAAGTTCAGACGCCTATTTTTATGCCGGTAGGAACTGTTGCGAGTGTAAAAACGGTTCA is part of the Chryseobacterium paludis genome and encodes:
- a CDS encoding DUF4296 domain-containing protein → MKKLIFLFVLMFVFSCKKYVDTPKNLVSKDKMSEILADLAINDQATFMFQNTNLESGTRYVLKTHNVKADDFVESFKYYVVEQKMTDIADEAQKIILKKDPKADKYVNDKLKKNKNLPTLSN